In one Streptomyces venezuelae genomic region, the following are encoded:
- a CDS encoding DUF4235 domain-containing protein has protein sequence MSGTKILYKPLGMGFGMLGGAVAGAVFRRTWKAVAGEDDAPDAHDEDRSWNEILIAAALQGAIFAVVKAAVDRGGAIGVRRVTGRWPG, from the coding sequence ATGAGTGGGACCAAGATCCTCTACAAGCCGCTCGGCATGGGCTTCGGCATGCTGGGCGGCGCGGTCGCCGGTGCGGTGTTCCGCCGCACCTGGAAGGCGGTGGCGGGCGAGGACGACGCGCCGGACGCGCACGACGAGGACCGCTCCTGGAACGAGATCCTCATCGCCGCCGCGCTCCAGGGGGCCATCTTCGCCGTGGTCAAGGCGGCGGTGGACCGCGGCGGCGCGATCGGGGTGCGGCGCGTGACGGGCCGCTGGCCGGGCTGA
- a CDS encoding DUF3618 domain-containing protein yields MTDTPKDAKDAKGAAAKKDAGAEGSDELRRQIEETRGNLGETVEELAAKADVKARARERAAAVKDHVQGTAAQVKDKVTEQAARAKGKAADGAGQAKDATAETAAGAKTMAADGVAGAKSKAAEGAARAKGLAAEGAGRAKGIAAEGAGRAKGAVLEGKARAEQYPAVVQAEEKVAEAARRVQEGAPEPVRAAASGVARIGGRHPRTVAAAGAGVLVAWLLLRRGKRNGR; encoded by the coding sequence ATGACGGACACCCCCAAGGACGCCAAGGACGCCAAGGGCGCTGCCGCGAAGAAGGACGCGGGCGCCGAGGGATCCGACGAACTGCGCCGGCAGATCGAGGAGACCCGCGGAAACCTCGGCGAGACCGTCGAGGAACTCGCGGCGAAGGCGGATGTGAAGGCCCGCGCCCGGGAACGGGCCGCGGCGGTGAAGGACCACGTACAAGGGACGGCGGCACAGGTGAAGGACAAGGTGACGGAACAGGCGGCGCGCGCCAAGGGCAAGGCCGCGGACGGGGCCGGACAGGCGAAGGACGCCACGGCTGAAACCGCGGCAGGCGCCAAGACCATGGCGGCCGATGGCGTGGCAGGCGCCAAGAGCAAGGCGGCCGAGGGCGCCGCACGGGCCAAGGGCCTGGCGGCGGAAGGCGCGGGACGCGCCAAGGGCATCGCGGCCGAGGGCGCGGGTCGTGCCAAGGGCGCCGTGCTGGAAGGCAAGGCGCGCGCGGAACAGTACCCCGCCGTGGTCCAGGCCGAGGAGAAGGTGGCCGAGGCCGCGCGCCGCGTACAGGAGGGCGCGCCCGAGCCCGTGCGGGCCGCCGCGAGCGGCGTCGCGCGGATCGGCGGCCGCCACCCGCGGACGGTCGCCGCGGCCGGGGCGGGCGTCCTGGTGGCCTGGCTGCTGCTGCGCCGCGGGAAGCGGAACGGCCGCTGA
- a CDS encoding antibiotic biosynthesis monooxygenase, protein MPATTTLSTGTLPDPARADGGLTFISTWSTGSPERLRATLDAVAKAWETRPWPHEGLLAYTVYAGSDGSTVLHYSQWRDEEAYQDFFAGAANGRDARNTEIDAAVPGIERLGLNKTRLYRSWTGGGGDGSGTVAITLTDFESPDPEGQRAWSDRAVETLDEGTADSSGPYAAHFHLTLDGKRVVTYAEGGGEGARYRFAYGFVPSKA, encoded by the coding sequence ATGCCCGCGACCACCACCCTCAGCACCGGCACCCTCCCCGACCCGGCCCGCGCCGACGGAGGCCTCACCTTCATCAGTACGTGGAGCACCGGCTCGCCCGAGCGGCTCCGGGCCACGCTGGACGCCGTCGCGAAGGCCTGGGAGACCCGCCCCTGGCCGCACGAAGGGCTCCTCGCCTACACGGTGTACGCGGGCTCCGACGGGTCGACCGTCCTGCACTACTCGCAGTGGCGGGACGAAGAGGCGTACCAGGACTTCTTCGCGGGCGCCGCCAACGGCAGGGACGCCAGGAACACGGAGATCGACGCGGCCGTGCCCGGCATCGAGCGGCTCGGGCTCAACAAGACGCGGCTGTACCGCAGTTGGACAGGGGGCGGCGGAGATGGGTCCGGCACGGTGGCGATCACCCTGACCGACTTCGAAAGCCCCGACCCCGAGGGGCAGCGCGCCTGGTCGGACCGGGCCGTCGAAACCCTGGACGAGGGCACCGCCGACAGCTCCGGCCCGTACGCCGCGCACTTCCACCTCACCCTGGACGGCAAGCGCGTCGTCACCTACGCGGAGGGCGGCGGAGAAGGCGCCCGGTACCGCTTCGCGTACGGCTTCGTACCGAGCAAGGCGTAG
- a CDS encoding SDR family NAD(P)-dependent oxidoreductase: protein MNNTEHSSTTDGGVGAGRDERRVALVTGSSSGIGAAVARRLAAAGVRVVVNSARSVEAGEKLAAELPDAVYVQASVADEADAARLVRTAVDTYGRLDILVNCAGTTRFIDHDDLEAASPGVWRELYDVNVIGVWQTITAAVPHLRESGAGSIVNISSQAGVRPSGSSIPYAVSKAAVNHMTKLLAKTLGPAVRVNAVAPGMIDTPWFDGVEGIEASMEAVAQRLPLGRVGRPEDIAEAVVDLTNSSYITGEVLLVDGGGHLL, encoded by the coding sequence ATGAACAACACTGAACACAGCAGCACCACCGACGGCGGCGTAGGCGCCGGCCGGGACGAGCGGCGCGTCGCTCTGGTGACGGGCTCCTCGTCCGGCATCGGCGCCGCCGTCGCCCGCCGCCTCGCCGCCGCCGGCGTCCGCGTCGTCGTCAACTCCGCCCGCTCGGTCGAGGCGGGCGAGAAGCTGGCGGCCGAACTGCCGGACGCCGTCTACGTACAGGCGAGCGTCGCCGACGAGGCGGACGCCGCGCGGCTCGTGCGGACCGCCGTCGACACGTACGGCCGCCTGGACATCCTGGTCAACTGCGCGGGCACCACCCGCTTCATCGACCACGACGACCTGGAGGCGGCGAGCCCCGGCGTGTGGCGGGAGCTGTACGACGTCAACGTCATCGGCGTGTGGCAGACCATCACCGCGGCCGTCCCGCACCTGCGCGAGAGCGGTGCGGGCAGCATCGTCAACATCTCCTCGCAGGCGGGTGTGCGCCCCAGCGGCAGCTCGATCCCGTACGCGGTCAGCAAGGCTGCCGTGAACCACATGACCAAGCTGCTCGCCAAGACGCTCGGCCCGGCCGTGCGGGTCAACGCGGTGGCGCCCGGCATGATCGACACGCCGTGGTTCGACGGCGTCGAGGGCATCGAGGCGTCCATGGAGGCGGTGGCACAGCGGCTGCCGCTGGGCCGCGTGGGCCGTCCTGAGGACATCGCCGAGGCGGTCGTCGACCTGACCAACTCCTCGTACATCACCGGAGAAGTGCTGCTCGTCGACGGCGGCGGCCACCTCCTGTAG
- a CDS encoding SGNH/GDSL hydrolase family protein, which translates to MATTQQHPYARYVAIGDSQTEGLGDGDEERGYRGWADRLAEILAAGHPDFTYANLAVRGRRTALIKAEQLGPALALKPDLVTVMAGMNDLVRPGYDAARVAADVEEMFTELTAAGAHVATVTFPDIGRVSPLARRALPRVLDLNARIRAAADRHGVIVFDTFPHRITTDPRLWSRDRMHASPLGHARIAAGMADALGLDGHESWLSPLPPLAPVSVLGAVTAEARWFAGFMGPWMWRRVRGRSSGDGREAKRPALEAVTAAGHERA; encoded by the coding sequence ATGGCCACGACGCAGCAGCATCCGTACGCGCGGTACGTCGCGATCGGTGACAGTCAGACGGAGGGCCTCGGGGACGGCGACGAGGAGCGCGGCTACCGCGGCTGGGCCGACCGGCTCGCCGAGATCCTCGCCGCCGGGCACCCGGACTTCACCTACGCCAACCTCGCGGTGCGCGGCCGCAGGACGGCGCTGATCAAGGCGGAGCAGCTCGGCCCCGCCCTCGCGCTGAAGCCGGATCTCGTGACGGTCATGGCGGGCATGAACGACCTGGTGCGTCCCGGCTACGACGCGGCGCGCGTCGCCGCGGACGTCGAGGAGATGTTCACCGAGCTCACCGCGGCGGGCGCGCACGTGGCCACCGTCACCTTCCCGGACATCGGCCGCGTCTCGCCGCTGGCGCGGCGCGCGCTGCCCCGCGTCCTGGACCTGAATGCCCGGATCCGCGCGGCCGCCGACCGGCACGGCGTGATCGTCTTCGACACGTTCCCGCACCGCATCACCACCGACCCGCGGCTGTGGAGCCGCGACCGCATGCACGCGAGCCCGCTCGGCCACGCCAGGATCGCCGCGGGCATGGCGGACGCGCTCGGCCTCGACGGGCACGAGAGCTGGCTGAGCCCGCTGCCGCCGCTGGCTCCCGTGTCGGTGCTCGGGGCGGTGACGGCGGAGGCGCGCTGGTTCGCCGGGTTCATGGGCCCCTGGATGTGGCGGCGGGTGCGGGGACGCTCGTCGGGCGACGGCAGGGAGGCGAAACGCCCGGCGCTGGAGGCGGTGACGGCGGCGGGCCACGAACGGGCTTGA